The proteins below are encoded in one region of Ricinus communis isolate WT05 ecotype wild-type chromosome 6, ASM1957865v1, whole genome shotgun sequence:
- the LOC8285644 gene encoding protein PELPK1: MASFKNFLFVFFIALAFSGIDMGVAARNLLQMPPLPSVPTLPKPALPPLPSIPTLPQPTLPTLPTTQPSLPKPTLPPLPSLPSMPTLLKATLPPLSSMPSIPTIPTAIPSIPFLSPPPAGN, encoded by the coding sequence ATGGCTTCTTTCAAGaattttctctttgttttcttcATTGCTTTGGCATTTTCAGGCATAGATATGGGAGTAGCTGCTCGCAATCTTCTTCAAATGCCACCTTTGCCGTCAGTGCCAACTCTGCCAAAGCCTGCATTGCCACCATTGCCAAGTATTCCAACTCTTCCACAGCCTACATTGCCAACTTTGCCAACCACCCAACCTTCTCTGCCTAAACCAACACTCCCTCCACTTCCTAGTTTGCCCAGCATGCCTACTCTTCTGAAGGCCACTTTGCCTCCATTGTCAAGCATGCCTTCAATACCCACTATCCCAACTGCGATTCCCTCTATTCCTTTCCTCTCCCCGCCCCCAGCTGGGAACTAA